In Glycine max cultivar Williams 82 chromosome 10, Glycine_max_v4.0, whole genome shotgun sequence, the DNA window TTCATGCAATTTGGAAGCAACTAATAAAGTGATGTGATCTTTCTGGGACACAGCTATATAATTTTTAGCAATAATTACACTACCAACCAACATGCAGAGGTCTGCTCGATCGCTTTGATCCTAATATCAGTTCCTATGGAAATATTTTCCATTCATCTACTACTCTTCAGTTCATACGTTACCAATatcaaaattaagttaattaattaactcaCAAACTAAGCTCactcacattaattattattgttcaaacacactaacacaataataatatccaTTAATTCATTAGGGATGATAATAAGGGACCCCAGGCCAATAGGGTACTGGCACTGTGTTGTAATGATCTTCCAAAGTGAAGGAACAGTTTCCTTctccaatattattattattctgctGCTGCTGGTGCAGTGTTCCGCGTTTGGAGCAACGCAGTGCCTCTGACGTGCTTTCCACTGTTTCTTGATCCCCAGAGATTTCTGTGTATCCTGTTGACACTTGTTGTTGGGTTCTAGAAGCTTGCTCTCTCAGCATAGTCTTCAACTTCATTACCTACACATATATTGTTTGCAAGAATGAATGTCTACTTCATATATAGTTCACCAAAGCATCAATCATTAAGTCTacacaaggaaaaataaaacagtGTTGTGgatttttaaaccaaaaacatacatataaaaaaattaaggcaaATTAAGTGTGTTTATGTGTGTAACTTGCAAGACCTGGAGAGAGATAAGTGTGTGTAAATATACATACAAAAGTCCCATTTTTGGACATCAAGTGAACTACTCATTCCACTCATCACGTTcatcatttctttttatatttctttcttcttgtcATATTATATCATCTACCTAGTATGTTTGGATTAATTTCATGGtgagaaataatcaattaataaaacaataaataattgtttcaacttttttataatatcacCTTGATTTTATGGGAGTAAAATTAGTTGTTGTGTGTTATCCAAATACGTACATGCACTAATCATCCGTCAAATCTATCACTTCCCTGTTTGTGTGTAGACACCCCAATAGGTATCAACAAAACATTAATTAGTGTCTATATTGAGcaagaaagtaaaaatatatatacatatatatattgatataattgataatatgatATGAAAAAAAGATAACCGACAAAAGTGACAAATAGTGTTATACTCATTCGCATGTTCAAAATTGAGGATTGATATACATCTTGCATAAGAAAATCATCCATGGACAACACCAAATGACACttagaacaaaaagtaaaaaggaaagagaagacaaagaaatataaatattagcCATATGATGTGATAAAAGAAAGATGGAGGACAATAATAGGTAATGATAGACAGTAtgagatacatgagtgtctatatatatagtatGACACTATCGTATATATTTAACCTACCTCTTCCccgagcttctgtttttccttggATATGACATCAAATTCCTGTTTAAGCGAATCGTACAAGTGCTCAAGTTGCTTGTTCTTCCACCTTGCACGCCTATTTTGGAACCAAACAGCAATTTGGCGAGGTTGAAGCCCTAACTCCTTGGAAAGCTTCATCTTCCTATCAGGATCTAACTTGATCTCCTTCTGAAAACTATTCTCCAACGAATCTAACTGGTCACTTGTTAatcgcttcttcttctcctgGTTCCCGCAGTTCATTTTTTCCATGGATGAACTTGTGCCAGCCAGTGTTTGTTGCTTCACTTCCATTCCTTAATTAACACGTAGAGAGGGTTCAGTGAAgagttttaattttcttaaatggactatgcattaattttaaatgttgacCAAGCTAAAATGTCAGATGGGGTTTCCAAATTTGCTTGCTTTAACAAGAAAACCTACTTTGTATCACTTCTTCAAGAAAAAGCAATAATTATGGTGGGGCAATAGCTTGGGATTtgcaaaaatttacaaaaatggaCTCTGAAAGCAGTCCAAACGTGAAGGAATTACTAAATTGCATTCTAGAAGTTAAGTGCATTTCAAACgggttagtttttagtttttagttttgttaaatatattaataaaagaaatttgaattcagcaacctctctttcttccttttctccttCACTTTTAAGTTCCCTTCACAACCATCGTCAAGTCAACCTTATATTTTCGGATAAACAATAAACTAAGAGGAATAAAGAAAacgaaaaagaataagaaaaaatgtaaCTAGATGACATTCTAGGAAAAGGATCAATGCTTAAGAACAAGAGTAGATAgtgttttgataaaaataaaataaataataaaaatacctGGATAAGGGGTGTAGTTGTAGTTGTAAAGGAAGCTCAAGGAAGAATCTGCTCGGGGAACATAACGTCTTGTGCTCCCATAATTCCCCTCCATGTCTGGCTTTGTTTTCTTGTCTCTCTTCCCAAGCCTTCAACTTCAGCTCTCCAATCTTTATCTGTGTTTATATGGGTCTCACTCGGTTGGGAAAATGCATGGACCACAAAGGCAGTAAGTGAAGAGAAGAAAGATAGAGAGAGGTCATAGGTGTCTGCAGCAAGTTTAAATAGAGCTTAAGGGATTcgattcctctaaaaaaaaaaaaaaaacagatatacATACActttaaagaagaagaaaaaaagcaaaattataaaaacattattgaaatatttattgtaataaaataaagatatagagagagaagaggAATAAGTTACTTCAAAAATCCTTTAAAGGagttatataaataatgatttatgaTGAATGGATAGTGTAAAATATAGTGAGAttgaatatgtaattttttttgttggtttaaattaaatatgtttgaaatctttcataaataattaatttttgttacattaaattctgatatatcaaaatttttatttttagtctttatcattaattaaatgataatataatatcatataaactattaattatattgaaaagatttattcataaaatatgaCTTCATCATTTAACTTGCGATAAAAGTTTTGATATATCaagatttaatataaaaaaatattaaaaaatcaaacaaaaaatattcatttataaaggaattaaaacatgttttaaCATTTTCCATAGAAAGTTTAGATTAGGAAAAGACAAATCTCCTTACAAGATCAAGCAAAAATcgcattataatttaatttatagcaaaagttacattttatttaccaataaaaaaatttaaaaatgaacttaaatAACAACTAATATGAGCAGAAGACTCAATTAGATGTGTGAACGTTAGAGCATGTCTACTAAACTGATATAATACAAATTTTGAAGATATTTGAATAGTTATAACTTTATATGACTTTATATTTAAAGTGCACTACTAGCTACACTCCTTTTAGAAGATTTAAATAAGGTAGCTAGGGAGGGAGAGGGGAGGCACTACTAGAGTTGTGAGAGGGGAAAGGTTCTTCTATTCCTTCCTGTCTTTTTGGATGGAAGGATGGGTAAGTGTTGTGAATTTGGTGAATCagcttttctttcttgctaTCCTTCCATCCTACTTCAATTTTGGGGCGCAACAAAGTCTTGTGTTTAATGCAGAGGCCGTACACACtatgaaagagagagagagagagagaggaagcaGCAAAGCAAAGGAAAGGAAGGTCAGTTGGCCCCCTAGGCAGCCTTCAACGGGGACCATATTTGATCATAGACCTATGAATCTACTCTCACagtttttgccttttccattGTGTGCCACAATCACCCAAAACTGAtggttttcttctctctctctctctttctcttgtgGGCACATTTGCAAAGTGGGGTAAAATGGTTCCAAAATGGCAAATTAATACCAACATAGGAGAACTTCCTTTGGCCTCAAAAGAGGGTATGTACTGTGAAGCCTGGCACCACTGCTGCCCTCACATGAGACAAATAAAGGAAGGtaaataaaacagaaaacacTTAGGCTCACTTCTGTTTCTTTCATCTCTCCTCCTCTCCCTTTCAACTTAATTATAACTTTGCAGTGTCACAGAGAAGAAAGCTGAGACAATCTCACTTTCACCTCTCCTTTCTCTAGATCTATCTGTTGCTTGCATGAAATCGGGATCTGGGTTTgccttttacattattatttttttatatttggttaCATATATATAGTTTGTATATATGCAAACAAACACCACCAACTTCGATCAATCGGTCTGAGATTATTTCagccaaaattttaaaaacagtgAGACCGTGATTTGGGCTGTAATGTTAAGGTTTTTTAATTGCCTACTACTACAATTGGGATGGTATGGATTGCATTTGTTAGTGATTTGTCATGATATCAAAAAATGCGACTGCGACtgatatttaaaaccttggttCCACCTTAATCTGTGATAATTTTGGTTCACCTAGTCCTAAATATGtaattgcattaaatatttggaggaaaaaaatttatttttcatgatgATTTTATCTGGAACAAGATTTACTCCGGCAAAAGATACTATGGTGTAGaccaaaaaatatatgcaaAGAAACATACAAAATATTGCAATGGCATTCATTCATTTTGTTGGTAGGGCTATCTAAATTGACAGATTGGACTGCGTGTTTGGGGTGTATCTTTGCTTTGCTAGCAGAGAGGTTGGAACTACAAGGAAGGCCCCAAAATGGTGACAGAGATAGGTGAGACAAAGGTCACTGTAGAATCCAAGTTCCACTTATGCGTCTTTCCATGTTGTTTCTCATGTCCCATGATAACAACATAACATACTTACTAGCGTGATGTCGGAAGAAACACTCACCATATGTGCAAAATATAAATCTTCTTCCCATCCTATCAGCTTATGCCGTGGGAACCAAACTAACAAGTAACTCAGTAAATCAAAGAATTTAATGCAtgcatgttatatatatacatatatattacaacttgtataaaacatataaataatatattaaaggcACCAAAATATGGTAACCTTTCACTTTCACCGTTTTGTTTTAACAAAAGAGTCTTTCTACTCTCATCTACTAAATGCACGTCTAATAAGTTTCTTCCTACAAAAAACAcgtctaaatttttttactaagtcACGATGAAAATAATCTAGAATTGAAGAGATAAAGATGTccttacaaaaaagaaaaggaaaaagctaaaataaatggaaaaagCTCACAGTTTCTTTAAACAaatattgattgaaaatttagggaaaataTAAAACGTGATTTAACAGAAATCACCACGTGACTATAAAtttcttgtaattttaaaaaatttcaagccaacaaatcttttgtttaagttgAGTTGAATAATCGTCAGCAATGCACACTTTTAATAATATAGACCTACATTGtctatattaatatttctatttttgttagATAAACTCTATACTCACAAAGACAAGTCTAGCAAATAACCAACATTTTTCCCTTAGTGTATATATGATATGTTTCTTTTTGGTATAATGGGTGTCAGCAATTTTTATACAGTTCTACATGATTTTTTAGTTTCCCTTGCTTATATATGCTTATGGAAAATAAATGACATAGTTAATGAAGTGTGGAATTTTGATCAATAAATTAAGTAGTATTCTAATAATCATCAAGAGATCATATCAATAAataatccaaataaaaaaaatgaacatggACTCCATATAAATTAGAGCTCAATTCAAGCACTAGAATGTCaatcaattaaaagattaattaacCATTTGGCTAAAAAGATATCAATTAACTTTTGAAAATTCTGATAGGAAGACTGAGTACTGAGTCGAATGAAGATAATTTAGGAATGACTACTCCATCAATATTCGAGTTGTAAGTAATTCTTCTATAGCTCCATGCCATTTTTATAAAtgctcttttatttattttttatattcaaataaagaaataataaaagagtGAAAGATTCCATCCCATATACAAAGgtcaagataaagaaaaaaaactagtcactcttattttttaataatgcttaattagggaaagaaaaatgagatataTAGTATTGGTGTGTAAAAATTTGATCCAGGCCATATAGTAAAAGTTCAAGGGGTTGTAGAGCTTAGGGTTAATGTACTAAAAATCAAATGCTGTCACGTATATAAGCCACAAGTAGAGTCAGAGTTctgataaaaacaaacaaatgctCTGTCCTTTTACCCTGATCGATGTTCAAACGTTTCATAAAGGTCAATAGTCTTAAATTAAAGAATTCTGAGTGTTTGAGTATGCTCGGTGTGAAAATAAACGACCTTCAATTCTCCAATATAATTGTAGTCAAAGCACGCCTTTTAAGTGTTGACCGTTGAGAATATCTTAAAGTAGGGTTAAATGGCAATTAACTTAGATAcgagtgagagaaaaaaagtgtAGTTAGCCAATGAAAAAAGGTGGGTACGTAGCTTTTATATATGGTGCAGGCGGtcctttaatatatattatctgtttttaaatatttacaagttatgctgtcaaaaaaaatatttacaagttATACCAACATAaacatagtatatatatatataacaaaagttaaaataatagaaTCGATAATTTTctatgataataaaattaatcatgatATATAATACGATACATATAGTACTATTAACATAAACTCATaatgtttaataatttaatttttgttagataAAACTTACTCTAACAAAGACAAATATTTCAGCAaccatttgatatatatatatatatatatatatatatatatatatatatatatatatatatatatatatatcttttttttattcttttagtaCTAATGTAGTGTTATTTAAAGTTATGTTTCTGAAACTTCTGAAAAACTCCATCAACCATCATCAAAGATCAACTCCATATTAGCAGAAAATGTTACTAACTGCATCAACAACTTGTGAGGCATCAGAAATCTTCAGAGGAGAGGCAGTGTTTCAGCACTAGCTGGTACCACATCCCTGAAAAAACACTAAGCCAAGCAGCAATGGGGTAAAAAAGCTAAAGCCTTCATTCTAGCTAGGTTGCCTATAGTCACTAAATGATTTTGAATCTTTGATCCTAGTGCTCCCCCACCAAAACTAAGATTTGCAGAAATCGAGCACCCAAAGCCATTACTAGAGTGTTTTGGTGgagaaataatcattttttttcataacgatgctaaaataataaataatttttatatttttttatggtataaTCACCATGATTTTATAgaatacaattatttattatttgttattatcaGATTTGATAAGCCCTGCTCCCGATGATGTTTATTTGTAAGTTTATCcataaataatgagaaatagcGAGAAATAGCTCTAAAGATACTTTGACACTCAAATGAGTTGgaatttgaataattaatttacctAAATTGTGATAATTCTTTATATAAAAAGGAGATTGAACTATCTAATATCAATCTTTCTCTTTGATATaatgtaaatgaagaaaatatatgatctttttttatctattctttaataatagatatttttttattttcgggttttatctttatcttttggcAAGAAGATAAAGTTTCTCTTACCATATTTAAATCTGTTAAAGACGAAATCTCAGTAGACTATTCGATCAAACGTCGAAAACGATGGCTCCCTAATCCGAACAATAcattatccaaacacactatacgTTCTCAACACTGACTTTTAATTAGATATACCATTTTTTACACAAacagaatgaaataaaatagaatgaatcgaaTTGAATAAATGAAATGAGCTAGATATCATTGTTTTAAGTATTAATTGTGATTAAAGGATGATGTAAGAAAAAATGGCAAGTGTTTTTAACGTGACATTTCCCATGATGAGTCCTTTCTCAACGCGTGACGTGTTGTGCGTGCGTGCAGGAATGGTTGGTAGCAAGAACAAGAATCAGACGCAACGTTCATATAATGGCGTAGGAAATTAATCAAACTCATTTATGTCGTCCATGGCCAGCGTTgaagaaacaagaagaaaacaGAGAGCAATTAAATGAGTAACTCATCATATAATCTGCATCATTGATTATTTTGCCAACTTGAAGAGAAGATATTAATTCTTATAATCAAAATACGATCGAGTACATTTATTCCTCAACATAGTAATACAATTGGGCGTTGTGAAAATCGGACTGAACCGGCTGAATCGGAAATACAATTAACCTCAATCAATTCCATTTGATCCCATTGAgcttttcttatttaataattcctaaaacatattaaattattgataaCATCTTCATAACAATAATAGTTAATTATTATTagggttaattaagtttttagtccttcaatttttttatattataacttttaatctcttaaaaaatgacaatttttaatttttcattaattttctgtcataatttttagttcttttaaaaaaattatttatttttagtccctcatttatttttgttataccAAATTcatctcaaatataaaataaacaagagactaaaaattgataaaataagaactaattttaaactaaaaataattgagggactaaaaatggacaaaaacttttaaaaggaataaaaattctaacaaaaaattaatgaaatattaaaagttgtccaaaataaattgaaagactaaaaattgaaatctaaaaaatttaaaggactaaaaacttACTTActtacttaattattattattattattattattattattattattatgatcatCTTGACCTTCATACAATTTAacatttatatgttttatataaCTTCATCATACTTATTCAAGATCATCTGACAACTTTTATACTTATCCAAAAAAAATGACAAGAGtttctttaataatttaatggtaattatgtaatattttatacTGCTTTTGTCCCTAAAGATTTggtgtacacacatttatcAACTTCCTTTTAAGGAAAACCATCATCAAATAATGAAGATCAAATTTTGATGCCATTATTTTGGTACTTGTTTTAATACACAtaagaattttaaaagtttacacattttatttatttgacgaATAACTATGCACCCTTCACGTCAAGCATATACATATCTTCTTCTAAATCATCATTTAATAAGGCAATTTGATGAATCACTAACTTATGTATGGACTTTAAATCTATTAACACTTAGATAGAAGAAATTTCAGTAACAAGAGCAAAGGTATAAAAATAATGTACATTTAGTTTGAGTAATCCCTTTTGCTACTAATGTAATCTTATGCTTATCAATTCATCCATCAAGGTTGTACTTCCTCTTAAAGACTCACTTGTTGTTATCTATGAAGGTTATGGAATAATTTTTACCGCTTTTGttcataatttgttttatatctACTAAGTCTAAATGAATTAAGCTAAAAGGTTTAGATAGGGGTGAGTGCGAGTTTAAATTTCTGAAATCATCGATACTCGACCTGCCCAAGTAGTATGATGATatagtaataaaattatattacattGTTGTTGTGTTGTGGTATTTTAGAGAGTAAACACTCAAGCTCAGTCCTTAATTGGCCCATACCATTAAGTGAATACTAGAAGCTGCTCCAATCTCACTGAAACCCTAATCCATTTATCTTCACTTCATTCACATGTCGCTCTCTAAAAACCCTAGTAAGAACTAAGAAGATGTGTCACTCTCTAAAATCATAATCGAAGAACAAAGATGGTGCGGTGTCATCAATGTTTCACCTGAGTCGCCTCTCTTTGTCTAAGACTAAGTCTCATTCTATGTCCCACTATCAATATGcctctcttctttttcatttttctgacTTTCTATGTTTCGTGCTTAGTTTTCTTTCTGGGATGACCACAACCTTTAATGCAAAGTTAACAAATAAATGCGTAGATACACCccaaaacaatttttggattggaattaggatgaaaaaaTTATCCTTTGACAATGTCTCGTATTGCATATATTTTACATTGCTTACCAATGTAATATTGCATTGAATTACACTAATGCTCTTTCAAGGCTGACTTAGTTTACTTACAAGAGgtatattatgttataattAGTGTTCAAATGTATGATGGATGTACtggattaattattaattatttgcatTGTCAACTTATACTTTCTTCACAGGTTTAGTCTTATAATATATGTCATTCTGATTAAGTTTATCATATTTTTCCTTAAAtgcatttattttcattaaaattgataagTATTATTATAGTCACATAACTTGTCAattgtatataataataataatacttgtcattagttaatttattgtttaaatgTAAAGTCTTCAAGGTTTAAAGTTAAATCCTAATTCAACTCAAAAGATTCTTCGTGGTTAAAATTgacaagatatatatatatatatatatatatatatatatatagcctttgggctattattattattaagtttgTTGTTTGGGCCATTAGAATTGACAAGgagtaaatattattattactacttttTTATGGTAACCCACCCAACCCAAATCGTAACCTACAAAACCCGAAGCCCCAAACAATCAGATATGGGTCATGAAATGCTTTGGTTGATTTCATCCAGATTTACGGGTTTGAACCCAAACCCACCCAAACCTAACTCATGATCAGATATGGGACatgattgttttaattatttttgttcaacacacacatcaaatttaacatacaaattaattattctcGAACATTGCAATTTAATAACATACTAAAAATTTATACGTCATAATCTAACACACTACATATGATATGAATCAATCAAGTAGAAAAATGATGcaatttcattaataattttattaatttcaaaaatgttcAATACAAAAAGTCTTTGATTACAgtacaaaaacatttttattgtcattacaattttatttgatgcaaatgacaCTTTCATATCAACCTCCtccaatagtttttttttttaaaggaaaaagtaTTATAGTATGTATATTAAGCAATTTTGTACAAGGGGTATAACCATGTTAATACCTCCACAAAAAGAGATAGTGTATCCACTATACATAGGATTGGCTTAAAGATCCCAAAAAATAAGTCTCTAATCAAATTCTAACTATCTAAATTAAAGCAAACCAAGGGGTTGGTACaccaagaagagaaaaatgtcaCAAATTTGATTCTTCTCTTATATAAGAACCATTGCCATGAGATGATCTTACTATCTTCCAATAGTTTAAACCTGTCAAAATGTTCATCCCGAAAAACTGTTATTCCTAGAATTTCATATGCACCAGCAAGTAGCATGCCATATAAGGTGCTTCC includes these proteins:
- the LOC100794565 gene encoding putative homeobox-leucine zipper protein ATHB-51; translation: MEGNYGSTRRYVPRADSSLSFLYNYNYTPYPGMEVKQQTLAGTSSSMEKMNCGNQEKKKRLTSDQLDSLENSFQKEIKLDPDRKMKLSKELGLQPRQIAVWFQNRRARWKNKQLEHLYDSLKQEFDVISKEKQKLGEEVMKLKTMLREQASRTQQQVSTGYTEISGDQETVESTSEALRCSKRGTLHQQQQNNNNIGEGNCSFTLEDHYNTVPVPYWPGVPYYHP